GCGGCGCGTACCGTCTGGGGAAGCCGCTACACACCGTCAAGGTCCCGGCCACCGTGCAGGCGGTACTGGCCGCGCGGATCGATCGGCTCCCGTTCGAGGAGAAACGCCTTCTCGAAGCGGCGTCCGTCATCGGCAAAGACGTGCCCTTCGCGCTCCTGGGGGCCATCGCCGATCTGCCCGAGACCGAGCTCCGCCGCGGGCTCATGCACCTCCAGGCCGCCGAGTTCCTGTACGAGACGGCCCTGTTTCCCGAGCTCGAGTACACCTTCAAGCACGCCCTGACCCACGACGTCGCCTACGGGAGCCTCCTCAACGAGCGGCGCCGCGGTCTCCACGCCCGGATCGTGGAGGCCATCGAGACGGTGTACCCCGATCGCCTCGCCGACCAGGTCGAGCGCCTCGCCCACCACGCTCTCCAGGGGGAGCGGTGGGAGAAGGGCCTGACCTACCTCCGGCAGGCGGGGGCCAAGGCCGCCGTCCGCTCGGCCAACAGCGAGGCGGTGACGTGCTTCGAACAGGCTCTGGCGGCGCTCAAGCACCTGCCCGAGCGCCGCGAGACGATCGAGCAGGCCATCGATCTTCGGTTCGAGCTGCGCCCGCTGTTGCTCCAGCTCGGGCGGCTCCCCGAGGTGCTGGTGCGGTCCCAGGAGGCCGAGCGCATGGCTCGAGACCTCGGGGACGAGTCGCGCCTGGCTCACGTCTACTCGTATCTGATCAACTACCACTACCTGAAGGGCGAGCCCGACCGGGCGATCGAGTACGGCCAGCGATGCCTCACCATGCGCGGACCTGGCCAGGACCTCAGCCTCCAGGCGCTGGCGCGCCGATACATGGGCCACAGCTACCACGCCCAGGGCCAGTACGCCCTGGCCGAGTCGATCCTCAAGGAGAACCTGGCAGTGCTGGAGGCCGAGGGCGGCGGCGACGCGGTCGCCGATCCCATCTCGTACGTGGGCTCGTGCGCGTGGCTCGCCTTCAGCCTGATCGAGCTCGGAGACTTCGACGCGGCCCAGACGTACGTGACCCGGGCCCAGAAGGTGGCCGATCCCAGCCAGCAGGCCTACAGCCAGGCGATCGCCTGGACTCTGGCCGGCCTTCTCTGGGTCCGGCGCGGGTACTTCGAGGCGGCGGTGCCGCCGCTGGAGCGGAGCCTCGAGGCGTGTCGGGAAAAGCACCTCACCGTCTGGCAGCCGATCCCGTCTTCGCTCCTCGGCCTCACCCTGACCCGTCTGGGCCGGGCGGCCGACGGCCTGCCCTTGCTCGAGGAGGGGGTGAAGCTGAGCGAGGAGGTAGGAATCCGAGCCTACCTCGCCCTCTGGAGCGGGCAGCTCGCCGAAGGGCTCTTCTTGGCCGGCCAGACCGAGCAGGCCGGGATCGCCGCGCAGGGCGCCCTCGACCTCGCCCTGGCCCACCGGGAACGGGGGCATCAGGCGTGGGCCCTCCGGCTCCTCGGCGAGATCGCCTCTCATCGCGAACCGCCGGCGACGGAGTCGGCGGAGGCGTACTACCTGCAGGCGGTGGGGCTGGCCCAAGAGCTCCAGATGCGCCCGCTCCTGGCGCTCAGCGACCTCGGGCTGAGCCGACTGTATCGGCTGATGGAGAACCGCCCGAAAGCCGAGGAGCACCTGACCCGCGCGACCGCCCTCCTCTGCGACATGGACATGCGGTACTGGGTGCGGGAGGCCTGGGCCGAGCTCCGCGAGATCGGAGAGCTGTTCATCGTCGGGCGGGAGCACCGCGCGCTCTACGACTATCTGACCCAGATGCTCTCGGTCGACGAGCGGCTCCTGGTGCTGCTCGACCGGCGGCAGGAGGACCGGCGGGAGGACTCAGGCGAGCAGGTGCCCGAGCGGCGGCGAACCGACCGG
This portion of the Candidatus Methylomirabilota bacterium genome encodes:
- a CDS encoding adenylate/guanylate cyclase domain-containing protein; its protein translation is MRCVRCQQDNPAGARFCNACGTSFEAACPTCGHPNAPGSRFCNECGQTLSALPAAHRFGSPRAYTPPHLAEKILSTRSALEGERKQVTVLFADLKSSLELLAERDPEEGRALLDPVLERMMEAVHLYEGTVNQILGDGIMALFGAPVAHEDHAVRACYAALRMQESVNAYGDEVQRLHGLPLQIRVGLNSGEVVVRSIGNDLHTDYMAVGQTTHLAARMEQMGKPGSVLVTADTFRLAEGSVQARSLGRVPVKGLEAPIEVYELTGAQSVRSRLQAAMAGGLSPFVGRELEMDQLGGSLEPARWGHGQVVAVVGEAGVGKTRLFFEFTRSPRTEGWLVLAASAVSYGKTTPYLPVIDLLRGYFHLEEREAPGSIQEKVTAKVLALDERLKDAIPPLLSLLDALPDDDAFRTLGPPQRRARTLEGLKRLFLSESRRQPLLLVIESLHWIDSETQACLDTLIESLPTARLLLLVSYRPEYQHGWGSKTYYTQLPMDPLAPPSASVLLQALIGGDPGLQPLKRQLIDRTEGNPFFLEESVRRLTEVGVLVGERGAYRLGKPLHTVKVPATVQAVLAARIDRLPFEEKRLLEAASVIGKDVPFALLGAIADLPETELRRGLMHLQAAEFLYETALFPELEYTFKHALTHDVAYGSLLNERRRGLHARIVEAIETVYPDRLADQVERLAHHALQGERWEKGLTYLRQAGAKAAVRSANSEAVTCFEQALAALKHLPERRETIEQAIDLRFELRPLLLQLGRLPEVLVRSQEAERMARDLGDESRLAHVYSYLINYHYLKGEPDRAIEYGQRCLTMRGPGQDLSLQALARRYMGHSYHAQGQYALAESILKENLAVLEAEGGGDAVADPISYVGSCAWLAFSLIELGDFDAAQTYVTRAQKVADPSQQAYSQAIAWTLAGLLWVRRGYFEAAVPPLERSLEACREKHLTVWQPIPSSLLGLTLTRLGRAADGLPLLEEGVKLSEEVGIRAYLALWSGQLAEGLFLAGQTEQAGIAAQGALDLALAHRERGHQAWALRLLGEIASHREPPATESAEAYYLQAVGLAQELQMRPLLALSDLGLSRLYRLMENRPKAEEHLTRATALLCDMDMRYWVREAWAELREIGELFIVGREHRALYDYLTQMLSVDERLLVLLDRRQEDRREDSGEQVPERRRTDRRRGAPPPHGLVIITPP